From Trichoplusia ni isolate ovarian cell line Hi5 chromosome 22, tn1, whole genome shotgun sequence, a single genomic window includes:
- the LOC113504498 gene encoding DNA primase small subunit — protein sequence MVGLYDESMLPEMLPIYYTRLFPQNIFCRWLSCGSSPQPLSNRELSFTLADDVYLRYLSICNQKELQLLLQKKCPHKLDIGAVYNTKPSIGRHDAVVLSRELVFDIDLTDYDEVRTCCQEAKVCEKCWKFMVIACEIIDKTLKEDFGFQSILWVFSGRRGIHCWVSDYEARTLDSPGRAAVADYLCLITGGDNQNKKVNLGSDNLHTSIRRALTVIDKYFDQLLKDQEFLSTTDRLDKMLKMIPDETLRSQVQKSLESMPETSLERWKMFQSVYENYSRESSNNNRKIRYLVEEIKIQYCYPRLDVNVTKGFNHLLKSPFSIHPKTGKVSVVFKPGNAKNMKLDEIPSIYSLLDDSSPDNAQHEANMRVAVKNFQEVVFSLEKAEAIRRRNDANISLEF from the exons ATG GTTGGGCTTTACGATGAGAGTATGCTACCGGAAATGTTGCCTATATACTATACTAGGCTATTCCCTCAGAATATATTCTGTAGATGGCTCAGTTGCGGTAGTTCTCCGCAACCTCTATCTAACAGAGAATTGTCGTTTACGTTAGCCGATGATGTGTATTTGAGATACTTATCCATTTGCAATCAAAAGGAATTGCAacttttattacagaaaaagtGTCCTCATAAGTTGGATATAGGAGCTGTTTACAATACTAA accCTCTATAGGCCGTCACGATGCTGTTGTGTTGTCAAGAGAGCTGGTATTTGATATTGATCTCACAGATTATGATGAAGTCAGGACATGCTGCCAGGAAGCTAAAGTTTGCGAGAAGTGTTGGAAGTTTATGGTCATAGCTTGTGAAATTATTGATAAGACACTGAAAg AGGATTTTGGATTCCAAAGTATTTTGTGGGTCTTCTCTGGTAGAAGAGGTATTCATTGCTGGGTTTCAGACTATGAGGCAAGGACATTAGACAGTCCAGGCAGAGCAGCAGTTGCAGATTACCTGTGCCTTATAACAGGTGGagacaatcaaaataaaaaagtaaacttGGGCAGTGACAATCTACACACAAGCATTAG gaGAGCTCTCACtgtaattgataaatattttgaccaGTTACTCAAAGATCAAGAATTCTTGAGCACAACAGACAGGCTtgataaaatgttgaaaatgatACCAGATGAAACTTTAAGATCACAAGTACAGAAGTCATTAGAAAGTATGCCAGAAACCTCTTTAGAGAGATGGAAAATGTTTCAGAGTGTCTATGAGAATTACAGTAGAGAa TCAAGTAACAACAACAGAAAAATCAGATATCTAGTTGAAGAAATCAAAATACAGTACTGCTACCCTAGACTTGATGTCAATGTTACAAAAGGATTTAACCACTTGCTAAAATCCCCATTCAGTATACATCCAAAGACAGGCAAGGTATCTGTGGTTTTCAAACCTGGTAATGCAAAGAATATGAAACTGGATGAAATACCTTCAATTTACAGTTTGCTTGATGATAGTTCACCAGATAATGCTCAACATGAGGCAAATATGAGGGTAGCTGTGAAAAACTTTCAAGAAGTTGTATTCTCATTGGAAAAGGCAGAGGCAATCAGAAGAAGGAATGATGCTA ataTTTCACTGGAGTTTTAA
- the LOC113504495 gene encoding peflin isoform X4 — MGHGPYPSIGSGGGVNPQVQQWFRAVDKDQSGFITAAELKAALVNAQGQTFSETACNLMLGMFDKDRTGHINVEEFEKLYTYINQWLAVFKTYDTDQSGNIEEKELTNALAQMGFRFTPDFISFLVKRSDPKEGKVSVDSFIVLCVQIQRFTEAFRARDTQQNGTVTIGFEDFLNVALSCSI, encoded by the exons ATGGGGCATGGGCCATATCCATCAATTGGATCGGGAGGCGGAGTCAACCCTCAAGTACAACAATGGTTTCGTGCAGTTGACAAAGACCAGTCTGGATTTATTACTGCGGCTGAACTCAAGGCTGCATTAGTCAATGCACAAGGGCAAACCTTTTCTGAAACTGCTTGCAATTTGATGTTgg GCATGTTTGACAAGGATCGAACTGGGCACATAAATGTCGAAGAATTTGAAAAGCTCTACACTTACATTAATCAATGGCTTGCCGTATTCAAAACATACGATACTGATCAATCGGGTAATATTGAGGAGAAAGAGCTTACTAACG CATTGGCCCAGATGGGTTTCAGATTCACTCCGGACTTCATCAGCTTCTTAGTAAAAAGAAGCGACCCCAAGGAAGGCAAAGTTTCAGTAGACAGCTTCATTGTGTTGTGTGTACAAATTCAACGTTTTACTGAAGCTTTTAGAGCACGCGACACCCAGCAAAATGGGACAGTTACGATTGGATTTGAAGATTTCCTCAATGTAGCGCTAAGTTGCTCTATCTGA
- the LOC113504495 gene encoding peflin isoform X1, with product MKMGLSHLLLFIALIRLICFSIKAESIECPHKCDCLEQYVDCSKKNFVSVPKIPKWVEQLDLSYNRLNENVTEAFDKLLNLQELKLDKNNFNFIPNLLHHEQIQELSLNRNNIGSIDPGYGQPGYGGVPAGYGQPGYGAPAGYGQPGQGGPPAGYGQPGAPPQGLEMGHGPYPSIGSGGGVNPQVQQWFRAVDKDQSGFITAAELKAALVNAQGQTFSETACNLMLGMFDKDRTGHINVEEFEKLYTYINQWLAVFKTYDTDQSGNIEEKELTNALAQMGFRFTPDFISFLVKRSDPKEGKVSVDSFIVLCVQIQRFTEAFRARDTQQNGTVTIGFEDFLNVALSCSI from the exons ATGAAAATGGGACTCTCtcatttgttgttgtttatagCGCTAATCCGTTTgatatgtttttcaataaaagcGGAAAGCATCGAATGCCCACACAAATGTGATTGCCTGGAGCAGTACGTTGATTGTTCTAAGAAGAATTTCGTATCTGTGCCAAAAATTCCTAAGTGGGTGGAACAATTGGATCTCAGTTACAATAGATTGAATGAAAACGTAACGGAAGCTTTCGACAAACTACTCAATTTACAAGAACTTAAATTGGACAAGAACAACTTCAATTTTATACCAAACCTGCTACATCATGAACAAATACAGGAATTGAGCTTGAATAGAAACAATATTGGATCAATAGAC CCTGGATACGGTCAACCTGGTTACGGCGGAGTACCAGCAGGCTACGGGCAGCCTGGTTACGGTGCACCAGCTGGTTATGGCCAGCCCGGACAAGGCGGTCCACCGGCTGGATATGGCCAGCCCGGGGCGCCTCCACAAGGACTGGAAATGGGGCATGGGCCATATCCATCAATTGGATCGGGAGGCGGAGTCAACCCTCAAGTACAACAATGGTTTCGTGCAGTTGACAAAGACCAGTCTGGATTTATTACTGCGGCTGAACTCAAGGCTGCATTAGTCAATGCACAAGGGCAAACCTTTTCTGAAACTGCTTGCAATTTGATGTTgg GCATGTTTGACAAGGATCGAACTGGGCACATAAATGTCGAAGAATTTGAAAAGCTCTACACTTACATTAATCAATGGCTTGCCGTATTCAAAACATACGATACTGATCAATCGGGTAATATTGAGGAGAAAGAGCTTACTAACG CATTGGCCCAGATGGGTTTCAGATTCACTCCGGACTTCATCAGCTTCTTAGTAAAAAGAAGCGACCCCAAGGAAGGCAAAGTTTCAGTAGACAGCTTCATTGTGTTGTGTGTACAAATTCAACGTTTTACTGAAGCTTTTAGAGCACGCGACACCCAGCAAAATGGGACAGTTACGATTGGATTTGAAGATTTCCTCAATGTAGCGCTAAGTTGCTCTATCTGA
- the LOC113504495 gene encoding peflin isoform X3, with translation MPGYGQPGYGGVPAGYGQPGYGAPAGYGQPGQGGPPAGYGQPGAPPQGLEMGHGPYPSIGSGGGVNPQVQQWFRAVDKDQSGFITAAELKAALVNAQGQTFSETACNLMLGMFDKDRTGHINVEEFEKLYTYINQWLAVFKTYDTDQSGNIEEKELTNALAQMGFRFTPDFISFLVKRSDPKEGKVSVDSFIVLCVQIQRFTEAFRARDTQQNGTVTIGFEDFLNVALSCSI, from the exons ATG CCTGGATACGGTCAACCTGGTTACGGCGGAGTACCAGCAGGCTACGGGCAGCCTGGTTACGGTGCACCAGCTGGTTATGGCCAGCCCGGACAAGGCGGTCCACCGGCTGGATATGGCCAGCCCGGGGCGCCTCCACAAGGACTGGAAATGGGGCATGGGCCATATCCATCAATTGGATCGGGAGGCGGAGTCAACCCTCAAGTACAACAATGGTTTCGTGCAGTTGACAAAGACCAGTCTGGATTTATTACTGCGGCTGAACTCAAGGCTGCATTAGTCAATGCACAAGGGCAAACCTTTTCTGAAACTGCTTGCAATTTGATGTTgg GCATGTTTGACAAGGATCGAACTGGGCACATAAATGTCGAAGAATTTGAAAAGCTCTACACTTACATTAATCAATGGCTTGCCGTATTCAAAACATACGATACTGATCAATCGGGTAATATTGAGGAGAAAGAGCTTACTAACG CATTGGCCCAGATGGGTTTCAGATTCACTCCGGACTTCATCAGCTTCTTAGTAAAAAGAAGCGACCCCAAGGAAGGCAAAGTTTCAGTAGACAGCTTCATTGTGTTGTGTGTACAAATTCAACGTTTTACTGAAGCTTTTAGAGCACGCGACACCCAGCAAAATGGGACAGTTACGATTGGATTTGAAGATTTCCTCAATGTAGCGCTAAGTTGCTCTATCTGA
- the LOC113504495 gene encoding peflin isoform X2, with protein MAYNPGYGQPGYGGVPAGYGQPGYGAPAGYGQPGQGGPPAGYGQPGAPPQGLEMGHGPYPSIGSGGGVNPQVQQWFRAVDKDQSGFITAAELKAALVNAQGQTFSETACNLMLGMFDKDRTGHINVEEFEKLYTYINQWLAVFKTYDTDQSGNIEEKELTNALAQMGFRFTPDFISFLVKRSDPKEGKVSVDSFIVLCVQIQRFTEAFRARDTQQNGTVTIGFEDFLNVALSCSI; from the exons ATGGCCTACAAT CCTGGATACGGTCAACCTGGTTACGGCGGAGTACCAGCAGGCTACGGGCAGCCTGGTTACGGTGCACCAGCTGGTTATGGCCAGCCCGGACAAGGCGGTCCACCGGCTGGATATGGCCAGCCCGGGGCGCCTCCACAAGGACTGGAAATGGGGCATGGGCCATATCCATCAATTGGATCGGGAGGCGGAGTCAACCCTCAAGTACAACAATGGTTTCGTGCAGTTGACAAAGACCAGTCTGGATTTATTACTGCGGCTGAACTCAAGGCTGCATTAGTCAATGCACAAGGGCAAACCTTTTCTGAAACTGCTTGCAATTTGATGTTgg GCATGTTTGACAAGGATCGAACTGGGCACATAAATGTCGAAGAATTTGAAAAGCTCTACACTTACATTAATCAATGGCTTGCCGTATTCAAAACATACGATACTGATCAATCGGGTAATATTGAGGAGAAAGAGCTTACTAACG CATTGGCCCAGATGGGTTTCAGATTCACTCCGGACTTCATCAGCTTCTTAGTAAAAAGAAGCGACCCCAAGGAAGGCAAAGTTTCAGTAGACAGCTTCATTGTGTTGTGTGTACAAATTCAACGTTTTACTGAAGCTTTTAGAGCACGCGACACCCAGCAAAATGGGACAGTTACGATTGGATTTGAAGATTTCCTCAATGTAGCGCTAAGTTGCTCTATCTGA
- the LOC113504499 gene encoding NECAP-like protein CG9132 produces MESYESVILVKNEVFVFKIPPRTSNRGYRAADWNLQEPQWTGRMRLVAKAEELIMKLEDKTSGELFAKCPIDKYPGVALESVTDSSRYFVVRIQDDNGRSAYIGLGFGDRSDSFDLNVALQDHFKWLRKEQEGEQATPQNLDLGFKDGETIKINMKITKKDGSEGSRPRRGGGAGAGGGLLPPPPGGSRLPPPPSPQHVPSPSAAAAPAPASSEWGDFNSASAPSQQQPPVTPANQQNWVQF; encoded by the exons ATGGAATCTTATGAAAGTGTTATACTTGTTAAGAATGAAGTGTTTGTGTTCAAAATACCTCCCAGAACTTCCAATAGAGGCTATAG GGCAGCTGATTGGAACCTACAAGAGCCGCAATGGACGGGGCGTATGAGGCTGGTTGCGAAAGCAGAGGAATTGATTATGAAATTGGAAGACAAAACGTCTGGAGAGCTGTTTGCCAAATGCCCAATAGACAAATATCCTGGGGTGGCCCTCGAGTCCGTCACTGACAGTTCGCGGTACTTCGTTGTAAGAATCCAAGACGataatg GGCGCAGTGCTTACATAGGTCTAGGATTTGGAGATCGATCAGACTCCTTCGACCTTAATGTTGCTCTACAAGACCATTTCAAATGGTTGAGGAAAGAGCAGGAAGGAGAGCAAGCCACTCCACAGAACCTTGATTTAGGCTTCAAAGATGGGGAGACTATCAAAATCAATATGAAAATCACG AAAAAGGATGGCAGTGAAGGCAGTCGGCCTCGTCGTGGAGGTGGTGCCGGGGCAGGGGGTGGTCTGCTACCACCCCCACCAGGTGGTTCAAGGCTTCCACCACCACCATCCCCACAGCATGTCCCATCACCATCGGCTGCTGCTGCACCTGCCCCTGCCAGTTCTGAATGGGGAGACTTTAATTCTGCCAG tgctCCAAGTCAACAACAACCACCAGTGACACCCGCCAACCAGCAGAACTGGGTGCAGTTCTGA